A window from Candidatus Nitrospira neomarina encodes these proteins:
- the glnD gene encoding [protein-PII] uridylyltransferase, which translates to MSEGMPLPPTGLTEHKDSSLGLHVLQSQREVLRQRLIEGATGSEITQAFSDFMDALLIARFREVIQQGNAGVRAGWQQCCLVAMGGYGRRELAPYSDIDVMILTQGNQREVAEALSTGVFHRLWDLGFQVGHSVRSLAECLTIAEADLAACTSLMESRFLIGSALVFQEFQRKFERRIIKKRAQRFVLDKIQEREREYAKFGETVFMLEPNIKKSKGGLRDLHLLQWVGQARYGAGTIQELSNRGIIAIQDYQVLQDAQEFLWRVRCFLHFEAGRAQDILTFDDQVRLSALWGFVDHPHLLAVEQFMQVYFRHTTGLFDRGRRFLDQARAKSWLDRVRQWWPPPLIEGHFRILENRLTIQTDKLLEVMESPMLLLRLFVISHRQAVPIDSRILNELSQHMGTLPNERFHTKPVSRLFRHILSSPGRIVQSLEAMHQASLLEKLVPAFSRVRGLMQFNQYHKYTVDEHSLLAVREAERLQNHQGIIGEVYRNIADKDILHLALLLHDLGKGRPGDHSEVGQEIAHLTADRLDLSEKERQTLAFLVRHHLQMSHTAFRRDLNDPKTIVTFARLVRTVGILQKLFILTIADISAVGPEVMTKWKESLLGELYSLTYAELAGDSGPSYSGDGNKNISPEARDKLIKILKTDRSEGHSPEPDWTEWVNAKLQQLPSRYVQSTPVDQMAAYLLAIRALPVKPTHVEARFNQASGVTEYVLITREQTKPGIFMQVAGVLAAMGLQVLEAQIMTLKDGTVWDVFSVHDSDYEGPPSAGRLEEVAKEIQEVVEGRQSVHQMVERRQRMALGRPFPTGRHPTEVHIDHGVSDAFTVIDLFADDKQGLLFVIAKTLVQLGLSIHMARIGTRLDQVADVFYVTNFHGEKILSGEDCEQIQLTLHAAVDQFLDE; encoded by the coding sequence ATGAGTGAAGGGATGCCTTTGCCCCCTACCGGTTTGACGGAACACAAGGACTCCTCTCTGGGCCTTCATGTTCTCCAGTCCCAGCGCGAGGTTCTTCGCCAACGCTTAATTGAAGGAGCGACCGGCAGTGAGATCACCCAGGCTTTTTCGGATTTCATGGATGCTTTACTGATCGCGCGATTTCGGGAGGTCATTCAGCAAGGCAATGCAGGTGTGCGAGCCGGCTGGCAGCAATGCTGTTTAGTGGCCATGGGGGGGTATGGGCGGAGGGAGTTAGCTCCCTATTCCGACATTGATGTGATGATTCTCACTCAGGGCAATCAAAGGGAAGTCGCTGAGGCACTGTCTACCGGAGTCTTTCATCGGCTTTGGGATCTTGGGTTTCAAGTTGGGCATAGTGTGCGGTCCCTCGCAGAATGCCTGACGATTGCAGAAGCCGATCTGGCGGCCTGTACCTCATTGATGGAATCGCGATTTCTTATCGGCAGTGCTTTAGTGTTTCAGGAATTTCAACGGAAATTCGAACGTCGGATCATCAAGAAACGGGCGCAACGGTTTGTTCTGGATAAAATTCAAGAGCGTGAAAGAGAGTATGCCAAATTTGGTGAGACTGTCTTTATGCTGGAACCGAATATTAAAAAAAGTAAGGGTGGGCTTCGGGATCTGCATTTGCTGCAATGGGTTGGCCAGGCCCGATATGGAGCGGGGACGATTCAAGAACTCTCGAATCGGGGAATCATTGCTATTCAGGATTATCAGGTTCTGCAAGACGCACAGGAATTTCTCTGGCGGGTTCGGTGTTTTTTGCATTTTGAAGCGGGACGGGCTCAAGATATCCTCACGTTCGACGATCAGGTCCGGCTCTCTGCACTTTGGGGATTTGTGGATCATCCTCATTTGTTGGCCGTTGAGCAATTTATGCAAGTGTATTTCCGTCATACGACCGGGTTGTTTGACCGTGGGCGGCGGTTTCTTGATCAAGCCCGGGCGAAATCCTGGTTGGACCGGGTTCGCCAATGGTGGCCTCCTCCATTAATTGAGGGGCACTTCCGTATTCTGGAGAATCGATTGACAATTCAGACGGATAAGCTCCTTGAGGTGATGGAGAGCCCCATGTTGCTCCTGAGGTTATTTGTGATCTCTCATCGTCAAGCAGTCCCCATCGATTCGCGCATTCTCAATGAATTGTCCCAGCACATGGGAACCTTACCCAATGAGCGGTTTCATACTAAGCCGGTAAGTCGGCTTTTTCGACATATTTTGTCAAGTCCTGGTCGGATAGTTCAATCTCTTGAAGCCATGCATCAGGCGAGTCTACTGGAAAAGCTTGTGCCGGCTTTCTCCCGAGTACGTGGTCTCATGCAGTTCAATCAATATCATAAATACACGGTCGATGAGCACAGTCTTCTCGCAGTGAGGGAAGCGGAACGCCTTCAAAATCACCAAGGGATCATAGGAGAGGTATATCGAAACATCGCCGATAAAGACATTTTGCATCTGGCGCTGTTGCTGCATGATTTAGGCAAAGGGCGTCCTGGGGATCATAGCGAAGTCGGTCAGGAGATTGCCCACCTAACAGCTGATCGGTTGGATTTATCTGAAAAGGAACGGCAGACTCTCGCTTTTCTGGTTCGCCATCACTTGCAGATGTCTCATACGGCTTTTCGTCGAGATCTCAACGATCCTAAAACCATTGTCACATTTGCCCGATTGGTAAGGACTGTCGGGATCCTTCAAAAACTGTTTATTCTGACTATTGCAGATATATCAGCGGTGGGACCTGAGGTGATGACGAAATGGAAAGAGTCCTTATTAGGGGAATTGTATTCCCTGACCTATGCAGAGCTTGCCGGGGATTCGGGTCCATCATATTCCGGTGATGGGAATAAGAATATTTCTCCCGAAGCTCGAGACAAACTTATCAAGATTTTAAAAACCGATCGAAGCGAGGGACATTCTCCGGAACCTGACTGGACGGAATGGGTGAATGCCAAACTTCAACAACTTCCCAGCCGGTACGTTCAGTCGACACCGGTTGATCAAATGGCGGCGTACCTCTTAGCCATTCGTGCTCTACCTGTCAAGCCGACACATGTGGAAGCCAGATTCAATCAGGCATCTGGTGTTACGGAGTATGTGCTGATCACCCGTGAACAGACCAAACCCGGTATTTTTATGCAGGTGGCTGGAGTGTTAGCAGCTATGGGTTTGCAGGTATTGGAAGCGCAAATTATGACATTGAAGGATGGCACGGTGTGGGATGTGTTCTCGGTACATGATTCAGATTATGAAGGGCCGCCATCTGCCGGACGCCTAGAGGAGGTGGCAAAAGAAATTCAAGAGGTCGTGGAAGGAAGACAATCAGTTCACCAAATGGTTGAACGACGACAGCGCATGGCCCTTGGTCGTCCCTTTCCTACGGGCCGACATCCCACGGAAGTGCATATTGATCATGGAGTCTCAGATGCCTTTACGGTGATTGACCTCTTTGCCGATGACAAGCAAGGGTTGCTCTTTGTGATCGCCAAAACACTGGTTCAATTGGGTCTTTCAATTCATATGGCCAGAATCGGGACCAGGTTAGATCAGGTGGCCGATGTTTTTTATGTGACCAATTTTCATGGAGAAAAAATTCTTTCCGGTGAAGATTGTGAGCAAATTCAACTTACTCTTCACGCCGCGGTTGATCAATTTCTGGATGAATAA
- a CDS encoding PIN/TRAM domain-containing protein, which translates to MIAPASAASPVLKTQSLSIHQWLYLLLCLSVGMYGGLDHAPSQWTDALPDIILWGATGLSVGCLALWLERHLTACHRSTLIGGSLGLIVALAGIGFVLIMGVGTGLLKMSSLTPWIWLPVFLLCPYIGLMVGIHISNILSLTSKAELPKEASPQASLIPSNTIQKLLDSSAIIDGRIFPLCTTGFLEGPFLVPKSILHELQTLADSAHPSKRIKGKRGLDILSQLQELPNMDVVIIEDWEPDISAVDHQLIAIAKNREAKIVTNDWNLAKVASVQGVLSLNVNELTYQLRPLVLPGEIIRVFIHKEGQGQEQGIAHLDDGTMVVVDHGATLVGQAVEVVVTRFMQTNTGRMIFSTPQSKNSPLFVNLQPPLKVASGYSRSLVEDHG; encoded by the coding sequence ATGATTGCGCCAGCCTCTGCGGCATCCCCCGTTTTAAAAACCCAATCTCTTTCCATTCACCAATGGCTGTATCTCCTCTTGTGTCTAAGCGTGGGGATGTATGGTGGTCTTGACCATGCTCCCTCTCAGTGGACCGATGCCCTTCCAGACATTATTCTCTGGGGAGCCACAGGCTTGTCAGTCGGCTGCCTGGCTCTATGGTTAGAACGGCATTTGACCGCATGTCACCGCTCTACCTTGATTGGTGGTAGCCTTGGCCTCATCGTTGCCTTGGCGGGGATCGGTTTTGTATTGATCATGGGAGTGGGGACAGGGCTGCTCAAGATGTCTTCTCTTACCCCGTGGATCTGGCTGCCTGTCTTTCTTCTCTGTCCCTACATTGGACTGATGGTCGGTATTCACATCTCCAACATATTGTCGCTGACCTCAAAAGCGGAACTACCAAAAGAGGCCTCTCCTCAGGCTTCGCTAATCCCATCGAACACCATTCAAAAATTGCTGGATTCTAGCGCCATCATCGATGGCCGGATTTTCCCTCTCTGCACCACCGGTTTTTTGGAAGGTCCCTTCCTGGTTCCCAAAAGTATTCTGCATGAACTCCAAACATTAGCCGACTCCGCTCACCCCTCTAAACGAATTAAAGGGAAGCGTGGGTTGGATATCCTATCCCAACTGCAGGAACTGCCAAATATGGATGTGGTAATTATCGAGGATTGGGAACCCGACATCTCAGCGGTTGATCATCAACTCATCGCCATAGCCAAAAACCGTGAAGCCAAGATTGTGACCAACGATTGGAATCTGGCAAAAGTCGCATCAGTTCAAGGTGTGCTCTCCCTCAACGTGAACGAATTAACCTACCAATTGCGCCCTTTGGTATTGCCTGGAGAAATCATACGTGTCTTCATTCATAAAGAAGGTCAGGGGCAGGAGCAGGGCATTGCCCATCTAGATGATGGCACGATGGTCGTCGTCGATCACGGTGCGACTCTGGTTGGTCAAGCAGTTGAGGTCGTGGTGACCCGATTTATGCAAACGAATACGGGACGAATGATTTTCTCAACTCCCCAGTCCAAAAACTCTCCTTTGTTTGTCAATCTTCAACCACCTCTCAAGGTGGCTTCGGGATACTCTCGCAGCCTCGTGGAAGATCATGGATGA